From the Plasmodium brasilianum strain Bolivian I chromosome 7, whole genome shotgun sequence genome, the window GTGTTGGAGGACttgtgtacatatttacGTTGTAgccatatattttatgttgtCATCATTAGGGAAGCATACGCATGAAGAAAATCGCTTTAATAAGCAGCAGCCagtttacatacatacaaacatgtaAGCGCacgcacacatatatgtgcatatgtttgggtatatatatgtatgctgTGTATGTATTGCGACTGCGGTGCATACTAACTCACCCTTGTGTATATACCTTccttttgttattttaattttttttttttgttttaaactCACCATTtctaaaaagtaaatttatatttttataacatacactattttttttaaaagaatcgcattattctttatatatctatatacatatatatgtacatttatgtatgtatatatatatatatatatgtgtatgtatattatatacatttctttttttacatttcgGTCCTTCAATTAATTGAGACATCGCATAAAAAAGACAATATAAAACAACTTTTACATTAATATGTTCTCGCAATTGGCAAAAATAATTGTACAAAAATTGAAGAATAACAAGTTATATCCAATAACAGATATATTTCAcccttatacatatatatatatatatatatatatatatgtacgtatgtatatatctgtgttttcattaaaaatgggaagaaataaaaaattttgtataatgTTTATCTTTTTAGTTCGAAgtgttttttattaaaaaaaaaaaaaaaaaaaaaaaaaaaaaaaaaaaaaaaaaaaaaaaaagaaaaaaaaagagagagaaatagaaaaggaaatggaaaaaactaaaaaataaaataaatacattacaatacaataattttattcttttttttataaaaattctactaaaataaaaacaagttatacgtaaaaaaaaaagaaaacataagTGTGTAACCGTGAATGTAGGAGGAACtatgaataaatatgtatgtatatttagcATATATGCCTTCCCTACCAGCTTGACAAATGCTTAGATAAGCTACATAGGAGCCTTTAATAATAGCCTTCGGCATCATCTTTTGTATGTACtttattatgcatattttcaCTTCAAAAATTGGGttacacgtacatacatacgtatatatatatatatatatatatatgtatgtataaataattacatatgcATGGGTATATGCTTAGGCTTCTTAAAAAGAGCATATTGTACTGTCGAATTTTTACAACTTAAATAAGAATTGAGGTACATGGAGTatcacatttttatttcgCTCTGCTTCGCTCAGTTCTTCTCCATTCTGCTtgattttatattcttatttttttttttttccttcttattCATATACGAAACTTACGCATGAGACGTGAAAATTTtcagaaaagtaaaaagaaacATGCTAACTcgtaaacatataaaaatagggTTATTTCATactttttgataaaaaagacGATACACCCATAAAAACAATTACTGAACCAATGAGTATACCAATCGTTCCAACAATTCTGACAAATGTGTCTTTATTTCCCATAGGTCCACTAGCAGGAACATCAGTTAGCTGTACCTTTGGCAAGGATGCAAAATATTGTAAGGAGTTAACCTTATccaaagttttttttttttttatatcgaCTTTATGCGTATAAATAACGTCTCCTGTTTTGCTACTTACAAATTTAGTAAGAATACCATTATATGTTAATTCATGTATACAAAAACCTATATCACtactaaaaaaaagagacTTGGAAGATTTTAAGGCAGATTTACCATTAGAAATAGCACCAGATCCACATGTTATATGAGCCATACTATTGTCTTCAATAACCtccatattattatcatgTCCAGCTATATATAAGTCTACTTGTGCATCTTTTAATAAgggtaataaataatatgctAAATAAGAATTTCCTCTTGATAAACCTGATGAATATATAGGTTGATCTCCTACCACAATTATAAAATCAGCTATTTTTTTGGCAACATTtaattgtaattttaaatCTTCCCATGCTTTTTCATGAATATTTCTATATGGAAAATTTCCTGATAATATCCATGTATCAATAAATAGAAAAGCAGCGGCCATGTCTTTATGACCAGTTTTAACAATAGATGGTCCACTTGAAACAGTAAAATGCGTAAAATAATGATACCAATAATTCGGCATTATCCATTTAGGATAATCTGTTTTATCTTCTTCTCTTTCAATAGTTGTTTCTCCTTCTTTTTGTACATAAATTCCTTGACCTTTTAATACTTGTGCATTATAATTACCTGCCCAATCTCGGGTCCCTAAAACTGTGAAAAATGGCATATACATATCTCCTTTTTCTTCTGCATATACATCTTCATATAAACTTTTCCATGCTGGATCATTCATTCCTCTTACTCCGTCCAAGAAATTAGACCCTGGACTTACAATAAATGTTactctttcattttttatatattgtttcaAATATTTCGCATTTAATAGTTGAGATTTTGATTCTTTTCCCCAATCCCCCAAGGATGCAAATCGCAGCTGACATTTTACTGTATAACTGCTTATAAAAAAcaagacaaaaaaaacattgaacactgttttacaaaaattcatatttaagTAACTTTAAAATTGAAGCGGGTGTACGGGGAGAAGGTGAACAGGTAGGTGAGAACTAtataggataaaaaaaaaaaaaaagaaaaaaaaaaaagaaatacacATTCGTACGTAcgcacatataaatatatatatatatatgtatatctatgcatatatatacttacacatgcattcatacatatatttgtacgtatatttatatctacaCATGTATGTGCACGCGCAGCTATATTACACGTAACGAATATTTCTCACTGATAAAATCATAGGGCGAAATAATTTACCGCAAATTAATGTAACACAACATGATATGCCACAAAATTATGTACTACAAAGCTATATACTTCAAAGTGATATactacaaaataatatatcacaaaataatatatcacagaataataaatcattcaaaaccaaaaaaaaaaaaaaaatcgcaAAATGgtatactataaaaataaaaaaaaaattttacacgtgtaagaaataacaaaaatgcaAGAAATGTGTgaaattaatacaaaaatattgaaatataaaagaagatttcttttttttttttttttattttgtgaacatgcgtacatttatatacaaatatacatatatacatataatatatatatatatatacacgttaATAACCTAATTATTTGTACACAtggaacaataaaaataccCTTTAACACTATTTTTTAggaattcttaaaaaaataaatacttgCATAAgcgtatatttattgtacACACAAAATaggaagaaaagaaaaatgaaaaaagaaaaatgaaaaaagaaaaatgaaaaatgaaaaatgaagaaaggaaaaagaaaaaagaaaaaagaaaaaaaaaatttttaaataaatgtgggaaaaattaatatgtacACTATGggtaaataattaattcattttttataacacaACATTTTTGACACTATCTTATTACACTGCTTTGtggcattatttttttacactaCTTTTCAACGCTGCATTTTAACGCTTCTTTTTAACACTAGTCCGTAACACTATTTTGTAAAACTACTTTTTAACTACCTTTTACAAAACTAATTAccactattttttttttgtacactttgatgtttttatatacactTGTGTATTATATACGCACATTGTTGGAatacacaaatacatatTGTACGTGTTACACAAGttgtacgtatacatatatatatgtgattacaccttttatgttaatattaaaattttccaagcttatatatttttcaatataattttattttttttaataatttctttcaCACACAAAAGTGCCCCAGACGcacaattatttttctacCTCATTTACGCGaatgtatacacatacatatatatacacatgcatatatttacagaTACAAATTTACGTAGtttattataagaaataatagCTGAGGTGGAAATGTGGGTAGGAATATGATTTATTTGTAACAATTTCATCATTAAAGTTTACAATTACACAGATGTTGGGAATTCATAGAAAAcgtaaaaagtaaaaaaagtaaaataataatataaaaggaatctaatacaaattttaattgttttgtTCATGTTGCCTTGCTTATTCACTCCCTTCTGTATTTCtttgtaaatttttcttttttcctataTTTTAGTGtgtttcaattttttctacaaaaatatactaaGTGTATAATAactgaaaaaatgaaaagaaaacaaatttaCGCGTTATAGGCAATAATAGTGCACTACCAATGAACACGTTAAAACTtgttacaataaaatataccgacagaaatgaaaagaagtaaaatgaaaaaattctcaaatatttaagtatacgttaaatatatatatgttcatatgttatatatataatatatatattagctTCAACTTGAGGAGGTCTTATAATTTAACCGTTTTTGAACAGATAGACAAAAAGAAGCATATATtggtttatattttattttattttttttttaaatattttaagttcACGTTCAGgtaaaagaagcaaaaatttggaaatatatttttttcgcacatatacataatatacaataaatgtatgcataatatacgttttgatatatttacgtCTGCATAGGTTTTCAAGCGTTcttaaaaatgtacatgtaGCTTTTTGCATAAATGCACATCCTTACCGAGACTAAAggttttacatttttcttttctttttcatcttttcatGCCATTTGCATGTTaagcaaagaaaaaaaaaaaaaaaaaaaaaaagcagttatttttatttttatattcaacaATGCAATTACACTTAAACACTTTTGCAGTGCGAACAAATTTGCTCAgtgaagaatatatatatatatatatatatatatatatttatttatttatttatttatttttatttccctaATCTCTTAgtaataacataatattagCTGTGTTTCTACGTGGTTTCACGTTCtgcaaatataataataatcgtACAAATATTgccatttttatcatattttttttttatttttgtcttatttttactttgtttttattttgttttattttgtttttaaatattccaataataaaaacgttTTTAGCAAAAATCAGGTACAAATATCAATAAGACATAAACTTCTAAAGGACATACACATTGGAAACTTAAAACCCCTCTCTTTTATGTTAGCAAAATTTAAactacttaattttttttattattatttagttGAAAAGTGCAGAGACTGATTTCTTCATATcgcatattatttaaaaattcaaatgaCTGTGTCATATGACTTAGTACATATagaaaaaagattttttttttttttatttctttgtaCAACTTTAGTGAAAGAATTATGAATACCCTATTTGATGCTTAAGTACACATGCAGCAACTATAGGAGAATAATTTACACTAATAATAGATATTGCTGTTACTAattcgtaaaaaaaaaataaaaaaataaaaaaataaaataatacaattcTCTGTAGCTGTAATATATATCTCTATGTGcacttaaaatataaaatgcatatgcatgtatacaaatatgcataaatatatatatattatgaagcactgctatatatttatatgttggactaaagaaaaaataatgtcGATAATTTAAACAGTATTACAACTTTTTAAAAGGtgtacttttttctttttttaaataacaacttttaaaaaattaatttatacagTGTTATAAAGAttatagatatacatatatatatatatatatatatatataaagagaGAGAGAACCACTTATATTATAGATATGTAAAACGCTGTTACTGTACCGACAATTAATAAAGACCTGctcaataaaatatatcaccgagaattatttaaacattttaaaagaacGAGTAAGAGAATtgttcaaaaatatttagtgATAAAAATGTTCAAAAAGAACTGGTAATGAAAATGTTCTAAAATAATTAGTAATAAatgtgttttaaaaaaaaaaaaagaaaataaattttattataatgttCTTTTTTGTTCTAGATAATTCATGTAGTAACAAAAGATTAGAGATACTCAAAAAATGTTGGTAAACTTTAAACTGCTGCTGATTTTGCTCATTTTTATGTTGCCAATATGTGAGCtataaaaaaggtaaaaataaaactaaaatatgcccgtaaaaaaaataagataaccgaaatagtaataaaaaaaaaaataatattaaacaaataaaaaagggcAACCGTAAAAATAACTGCGATAAAGCTACCAAATATTAGAACAAAAAAACTAAGCTACTAAAAAATAGAACTGAAATATATAGCTACcaaaaaatagaacaaaaacaaaactATCATGAAGATATAAActaaaatatactaaaaaaaaaaaaaaaaaaaaaaaaaaaaaaaagctaaaaTGGAGCaccaaaatataaaaataaaatggcgcaacaaaaataaaatagaataaagtaataaaaataaaataaattaaagcaaccataaaaaaaaaaagttatctttttaacaatttaaaaaaaaaaaaaataaaaaaaaaaaaaaaaaaactatatatttgttcaaGTTACTAAATTAGCATACTAAGTTAGGCACTACATTGCAGATATAGCTTTTAAGATCATTCATTGTataaggggaaaaaaaaaaaaagaaaaagcccCCCACCCCccgtatttatttttacttgtaTGAATCGAccaacagaaaaaaaaagaataataaaataaaacttatcTCATTCACCAGACGTAATTATCGAGCAGGATTTttctgaaattttttttaattttttaaaattatagaatTTCAAAACTTTGTTTATACAAATGTATAAGAAATATAGTTTTACACATATCAAAATCCTTCTCTTGGTATTAGCCTTAATTATAAGTGGCGGGCGAATGACAGTAAGGATAAATTTTTGAACATTGTGTTAAGTGcactttaataaaaaaccaTACAAAATGAAGGCATACATAcagtacatatgtatactttaGTGCGTATATATGGTATGTATACTCTTCGGCgtatatattgtatgtatACTCTTCGGCgtatatattgtatgtatacacatgGGCGTATATATTGTAGGTATACACATGGGCgtatatattgtatgtatacacatgtgcatatatatatgcatgtatacaaaagtgcatatatatatatatgtatacagcGTACTACGCGTAGGTACATGCACGTAATGTGTTCGTATATATAAGACACGCAAACATTGCtgtgaacatatatatatatttcaaaattctCACGAACAGGAAATGGAGGATAATAATAAGTTGAAGCCCGTAAATGTTGATGGAAATAGCTGTAATGAATTATTACATAAGAGCCTCCGTAGTACAAAAcatagtattatttttttttttttttttttttttctttttcctttaaattaTATGGTTACGTACTATTcatgttttaatattacaaaatgttaaaataaatttttttaggtGCAAATCAAATGCTGTATGCGAATTTATCTGAAGGTTTTAAGAATGATGAGCAGGAGGACCCAAGTACAAAGACTTTTACCGTAGAGGAggtatttttatacatataacttTTTCACTAAAGTGTTTTTAATAACACAATTATAAGATGGTAAGGGGGTGTAGGTGAAGTCACTTGCCCccctacatatatatttaagtatacatatatatatttaagtatacatatatatatttaagtatacatatatatatatatatctgtacgtgtatatatatacattgtgtttgtatatacatgtataaaaaataataagttaataaatttaagtaCGTTCCTCTCCCTATAATGACAATACCGTCgtttgaaaatatttccatttttatctcatcattttaaaatatactaacACTCATGTTCAGGTTGCGAAACATAACACAGAAAAGGACGCATGGGTAATTTACAATAAGAAAGTTTATGATATAACgcattatattaaatatcatCCGggaggtaaaaaaaaaaaaataataaattaccaTATTACCATATATAACAAGCAGCGGCAGtgttatgaaaaaaaaaaaaaaaggaaaaatttgtACTACTGCCATTTCGCTTTCCTCTTactgaaatatatatatatatatatatatatatatatacgtttcTTAAATCgttgtgaaaaaaaaaaaaaaaaaaaaattacaaacacatacacacatacaacTGCATCGTGCCTTCATTTTTTGTGCTTTATTTcgctttatttttctttctttctttattttatttttttttcatggtTTATTTCTACATTGTGTTAATAACAGGAGAAGATATTTTACTGGAACAAGCGGGAAAGGATATCACCAATTATGTTTTTCAGTATCACCCGTGGGTAAATGTCGAAAGAATTTTAGCCAATACATATATCGGTAAgacaataaaattaaagaagcttctataaaacaaaaatattagtatgtcgaaggaagaaaaatacataaaatttaaaaaaaagagtaaaaatgAATTGGAAAAATGGCACAAAatgtgataaaaaaaaaaaaaaaaaaaaaaaaaaaaagagacgAATAAATAGTATAGAGTATGGAGTACAAAGTATACTGTATAGagattaaatgaaaaagcaCGACAATAATTGGGcgttatttttaacaaaaaaaaaaaaaaaaaatttgctaataagataaaaatatatataaacatattcggtcttattaaaatatgcattTGCATTTAATATCTCTTTTACTCCCttaatacattttacattattcaCAGCACTGTCAAATATTACAGCTGCTATCGAAACTGCAAATATTGCttctaattatatatatacgtctACTCCTATTTCTGcttctatttcttttctttttgaatTACACAATATTGCATTTTATGTGCCAAGCCACTGACATAACAACGTattcgtatattttttttttttttttttagggaACATTGACGAATAAATAGCTAAAATTTGATTAAACAAATAAGCATGccgatatatatatatatatataagcatgtGTATACACGCGTACGTACCATGCATGTGTTGTATTATATACTATAAGACAAACAAGGAGAAGCAATAAGTGCTTAAtctattttacatttttttcttgttcatATAACAAATCaagtatgtatttatatttgttaacTTTGTTATCTTTCGATGCTGTTACTGTTACATATGAATTTCTATTTCCTGGAATGCACCCACTTACCAATATCTCATTCCTTTCTAGATTCAAAcctaataattttaaatttatcataGTTCTAAATTTGTTTCCGTGTTTTCCTGGCATCTTCTTTCCCTTCAGGACTCTACCAATATGTGTGGACGCCCCGATTGACCCAGTCTTACGATGGTGCTTACTTCCATGTGACATTGGACCTCTAAAAAAAcgggaaaaaaatagaaatggATTACGTGATGGAAATCATGGAAGTGGAAGAACAAGTAGAAGTATACGTAAATGTAGATACAGCAATAGGCTTAGAAATagcaaatgaaaaaacaaaagcaaAAGTAGATGCAAATGCAAAACTGCGTGAACAACGAAGAATGATACATCTAATCACTTTAAGACTTGTTTTTtgtaacattatttttaattaaaaatttgtatttttctcCAAAAGCCAATCATATTACTGCTACGtccatatgtacatataaacatatttctctctctctctctctctctctctctatatatatatatatataatatatatatatatatatatatttgtctttttttaaaatgtgcatctttcattttttacgtgtttttgaaaattatatttcgTCGTTTGTTTTACGTACAATAATTTG encodes:
- a CDS encoding glideosome-associated protein 50; this translates as MNFCKTVFNVFFVLFFISSYTVKCQLRFASLGDWGKESKSQLLNAKYLKQYIKNERVTFIVSPGSNFLDGVRGMNDPAWKSLYEDVYAEEKGDMYMPFFTVLGTRDWAGNYNAQVLKGQGIYVQKEGETTIEREEDKTDYPKWIMPNYWYHYFTHFTVSSGPSIVKTGHKDMAAAFLFIDTWILSGNFPYRNIHEKAWEDLKLQLNVAKKIADFIIVVGDQPIYSSGLSRGNSYLAYYLLPLLKDAQVDLYIAGHDNNMEVIEDNSMAHITCGSGAISNGKSALKSSKSLFFSSDIGFCIHELTYNGILTKFVSSKTGDVIYTHKVDIKKKKTLDKVNSLQYFASLPKVQLTDVPASGPMGNKDTFVRIVGTIGILIGSVIVFMGVSSFLSKSMK